Below is a genomic region from Leucoraja erinacea ecotype New England chromosome 31, Leri_hhj_1, whole genome shotgun sequence.
TACCCTGGGAATAGAACTGTGACCATTTACTTTATCTATGCAACTGATTTtacgaatgaatgaatacgtttattggccaagtattcacatacaaggaatttgtcttggtgctccgcccgtatGCGGTCACACCTCATGTCGTCCTTTGGCCCAATTGGCCATGCCAGTCAAGATgccaatctaagctagtcctatttgaccCATAATCCTATAAACctctcccatccatgtacctacccaaatgtcttaaatgctaTTATTGTAATGCTTTACTCCTTTCTTGGGTagcctgttccatatacccacatgtATTAATAAGTTGCTCTCCAGgtcacttttaaatctttctcctttcgcgttaaacctatgccatctagttGTTAATTCCCCTTACATCAGAAAAAGACGGTAGGCATTCAGTTATCTATGCCCCTCTTAATTTTATGCACCTTTATAAAGTCTCCCttaagctccaaggaataaagtgctagcctGACGAATATCTCCCTATGACATTGACCCCGAGTTCTGAAAATATTCTCATAAATTATATGATGTTTTTCCTATGGCTTCATAAGTAAAATTGTACacaatggtgaccagaactgcacataaaggCCTCATTAGTTTCTTGTATAACTATAGCATAAGTCCTGCACTCAATGCTGTGACTTGACAAGGCCAAACACTGCCTTCACCACCTGTTTGACTACTTTCCGAAAACTTTGTAGTTGTACCCCAAGGTGTCTTTGCTCTATACTGCTCCGCAGGGTCCTGTATTTATCCTGCCCTcgattaacttcccaaaatgcatctctTTTCACATGTACGAGTTAAATtatttctgccatttctttgcccacttTCCCCAATTAAAGTCATAGAATTGTGCAGCCTGCAAAAAAAGGCCTTtgagcccaccttgtccatactgacTAAGTTGACATTCTGGGCTACTGCCATTTGGTCATTACCTTACCTATCCTATTTGTATCTGTCCACATGTCTTTGTCATAATTGTATCAGATTCTGCAGCTTCCTCTGGGAGCACATTCCAGATAAAGACTACCCCCAAGTGAAAACAATGCCACTGAGATTTCTCTTGAATCTCTCACCTTAagtttatgccctctagttttggagtTGCCTaccctggggggaaaaaacgGAGTCTTCATTTTATCCATGACCTCTCGATCACCTTTATAAGATTACCCTTcagctcccaaactccaaagaaaaaaaatcccaGCCTATTTCGCCTCTCCCTTTCATTCGAGCCAACAAGcaggtaacattctggtgaatcttctgCACCGTTTAcaacttaataacatccttcctgtagctgggccAACAGAACTGCTTCATATTGCAAGTCTGGTCTCGCAACTTGTACAGCTGCTTCATGATGTCCCAACATAAGTGCGGTAAACGCCTTATTCACCATTGTCCACCTGACTCGCCACTTTCAGCGAACTATgctccaagatctctctgttccACAACACTCTTCAGAGCTCTACCATTTACTATGCAAGTCCTGGCCAAAGATGTTCAACAGTGCAATTGCCAATTCAGTTGTGTTCTGATTAGATCATGTTATAAGCATTGATATCCTTCAGCATCGTCGCTAATTttcgtgtcatctgtaaatttactaacaaaaaaatacagacaagagtttgcccatctcctgtgactcCACACATAGCAGATCAGGCAGGTCATTAAGGGAATCTACTCTCCCTATTTATCTCCGTATTCTTTATGTGCCTGGATTCTCTTTTATCTTTCTTGCCACCAGTGGGGGAATGTTTTTTAAGGCTGCCGGTCACCTGCTTTGGCCACTTTCGTTTCCAGTTTTTACAAATTTGTGTAAGAGTATCGATCTGCTAGTGATTTTGAGGACTAATAAATTGGCGAACAATGCTGAGATTGCTAGTGAAAAATGAACTCTTTAATAACTCTTTCAGCCAGTGAAAGGGAGACTATGTGTGATGTTGTGATATGTTGAGGATGACGGCTATGCATTCATCCTTGTGTAAAAACCATCCTATTGAGGACTACAGTCATAGCAATGAAACGATGGTGAATTTGTAGTCTGCTGACAAAATTTATTTTGCACCGTGACTCTTGAGGCAAATCTATTTGCTGCCTGTGGAGCTTTTACATCTTTTCCTTTGATccaccctctttctcccctcttgaTGGGATTGCTGAGTACTTTCCTGTGTTGCAATTTGTGCAATTAATGTTTATTTGGTTTTGCTGGACAATAAAATGTCACCGTGACCTTCAGTCTCCTGATGCAAGGGCCATTATGATAACTCTTGTTTTGCAAGGGATGATGGAAATCCTTCCTGATCGCTGTGTGGCAATTGCAAAGAAGGAACTGATGTACACTGGCACGGTGGGGTTGGCTTGCTGGCTTGCTGGCATCGTCTTCATCAACCGCCAGAAAAAAAGTGATGCAAAGAGTGTGATGACAGAAGCTGCTCAGACCATGCTGAAAGAGAATGTGAGTACATGTTACAAGACCATCATGTATCCATTTGCCTCATTTGACATTAAGAACCTGTGAAACACATTAAACATATCTGTGCTTCAAATAAAGATTTGCGCAGTTGGCAATATTCAAGGATCAATATGTAGGGCAAAACAATATCTCAagacgagtcaagagtgtttattgtcatatgtccaaacagaacaattaaattctttcttgcagcagcacaacagaatatgtaaacctagTACTCTGTGAACGATATATAGGAAGAAAGGTTAAGTGCATTCACACGCATCTAAGTAGTTCCCAGCTAATTTGGATGTTGTACTGCTTCAtggtctgatggctgtagggaagaagctgttcctgaacctggacattagttTTCAGGCTTTGTTTCAATCTTTGTTTCAATGACCTGCTTGAGTGATTGCAGCAAAAGATTAGATATCTCAATTACCACAGAATGATTGGGATTATtgcattaaacatgtgaatgatctCAAAGTTATTCGGACCACCCCATGCAATTTCAGTGCATTCTGTAAAGTATAATACATTCCTCACAAGATGGCTCGAGGTGGACTTCATCCTCATGACTAAGGCCAAGCACATTGGTTTTCTTCTTTCACCTGCCCCCTCACTGAAACTCATTGGAAGGGAATTTCATTAAAGGGTGGGGGTGATGTAAGAACTATTGCAACATATTACATCATCAATTCGCTCAACCTTCCCCTTGTATTTTCTTTTGCACCTTGTATCCTTTAAAActggatttatttaattatttgttcaAATTCCTTGGTTGCTGTGAGATTTAACTGTTCTCTGCATCAACGGTccagttttttaaaaataaatcaccgAGTGGCTTGagagcagggcagggcaggacgGTGGACTCTTTGGATTGCAACagggcctttgacaagatcccacatggtaggctggcCTGATTAGATTCATGGAATCCAAGCTGAGCTTGCCAGTGAATTCAAAATTTGATTGGATGAAGGAGTCGGAGGGTAGTTGCGGAGGGCTAGTTGTTGGACTGCCGCAGGGGTCGGCGCTGGGTCTGCTGATGTCTGTGGTGTACatcgtgtagaaaggaactgcagatgctggtttataccggagatagacacacgatactggagtaactcagcgggtcaggcagcatttacacGAGGGGTGActgtaagttatccctagtgtaGATAGTTGGCAGTTGAATCTGAGTTGGTGTACGTGTGAAAGGACAGGTAACGGCGATAACTTGGAGTAGTGCTGTAGACTTGAAGGACCAAATCGCCTTTAAGTGTCAGAAGAGATAAGTACTGATAAGAAATGCTGCTATGACTAACAAATTATCTTGGTTTCCCAATATTACATTGCTAGCAGTTTCTTGCACAACTTCCTCCTTACTTTAGCTTCTTTCTTTACCCCACTCCCACCTGCTCAGCGTGTTGCTCAGCATCACCACTCAGCTACTATTTGATTATCTTCCTCTGCAATATTCAAAAGCAAAACCGAGAAACCCAACTGCTTTAAGTCTCCAAACAAGAAAGGAATCGACTAAGCAACTGTCTTCAGCTACATTCTGTTAAGCTAATGTGTCTTGCAGTCACTGCTCACTGCTTAAAGACCACCGTAGAAGCAAATAAATAGCAACACTCTTTTTTTAATTAGCCTTTCTGCTTAAAGTTCTACCTTTTTAATCCTGCCTTTTTTTCTCATTTGTCTCAgaggctaattggccctctgaaaattgtgttgAGACCTTTTTCCTGTTTCTGAAAAGAGCGATATATAAAAATTGCTCAAAgcacttgttttgtttttaatatggTGAGGCTTTGAACTGCATTGAGcaaaatgtgtttgtgtgtgtatcgtAAAGGTCTGATTGTGGATACAGTTTCTGCATTACACCTGCTGGGGAACTTAACTTCTTCTGTCATTGTAAGAGCTATTGTTTTGCATGCGTGTTTGGTTGTAAATTGAAATTGAGAGTTATTCTGTCAATGCTGAGGTTGACGGTGCACTGAGGCTGTGATATCCTTCCAGATTAGGTTGTGGGTGTTTCCCGAAGGGACCAGGAACCACGATGGGAACATGCTGCCATTTAAGCGAGGAGCTTTCCACTTAGCCGTGCAGGCACAGGTAAAATGAGTCCTCATTTTGAAGATGTTATTCACTGAATGTAGAGAAGTGTGCAGATGTTGGTGCAATGTGTGAGAGTTGTAGAGCAGATTAAATTTCTgatgaggggagtgggggggagggatgctGTTTCACCCTATCCATCAGAAGCCCAAGCTCTTGCACACCCAGTATTGAGTAGGGAGTGCCAGGAAAAAGACACAGAGCAAATCTCCATGATGGCACTGGGAGGTAACTGGGTCCTGCAGAGAACTTTCCTGTTGATCAAAGCCATCCAGAATGGAGTAGACCaaacaagagtgtttaattgtcatatgcattgGGAACAAAATAAAGTTCTCACTTGCTACGGCTTTACAGGCACATGACATGCAACACAACATTTATTGtactgtttattgtatatttatcatTTATACTCAGACCAAAATAGTGCCAGCGAATGTTGTGAAACCTATACAAAATCCATAATTTAGTGCTGAGGTGGATAATCCATGAACCCAAGGGATTGCCTGAAAAGAAGAAACAAAGCAGTGTTTCCTAAAGGTAGATGGGATGAGACTGAACATCACATTGATTTTGCTGAGCCCTTCCCAATCTGAGCCGTGTCATGACGGCTTAATTGGGCTCCATCTAGGAGTGGCTTAAATGCCATCAGTTTTGCTAACAGCAATTGCCTTTTCCCACTTGCTACGACCTGATGGTCTGAAATGCTAATCCCTCTTTTTTAATTTCTGGCAGTGTACAACTATCATGTTGGTGTGTGTTTCTATTTTACATGAATGTACTGTTATGTTTCAGGTTCCAATTATTCCAGTGGTCTTCTCCTCTTACAATGACTTCTACAACAGGGCAGATAAAAGGTTTACCTCTGGTATGTATTGTGCAGGGAGCTCTGACATACTTGAGAAACAGGATGATTCAGTTTTTTCGGAGTATataatggaaataggctcttcagcccactgaatccagtatccatgccaaccatcagtcACCCACTTTCTAGCCCTCCCTATACATTAAGGGATATTTTCTTGAAGCTGATTGACCTACAAGCACACGCCTTTGGGTTCTATACCTGCTCTCGTGGTCAAACGTTTGTTCCTTCTAATGACCCTTAGCCTGTTAGCTGATCTGTCTTGGAGTGCAGACTATCTTTGCATGGACTTCGCCCATAAAAATCGTGCTCGCCAAACCTTTTGTTCAGCACAATGTTTCTTCATCTGCGTTATGGCTTGAATAAATTAGTGAACCCTCAAAATTTCCTCTCAAATCACCAATTCAGCTCCTTATAACCATCTTCCAATTCTCTCCAAGATTATCCTCTTATCTCTTTTGGTCTGTCTGCTTCCATGAATAACGCCAACTACTGGATGCTAACATTTTACAAGGGGTTATTTCCAGCTAATGTCTAATTATTACGGCCTGAACTTAAAATGAATTCCAATGCTACAATTTCTGAAAAGATTATTACATAAATTCTTAAGGGAAAAGAAAATATTGTTGGGTGTTGCATGCAGAACAATTGGAATAAGAATAATTAACCAGCTTTTTCAAGGAGCAAAGTGTAAAgaaaataaaatgctgcagtaactcagcagattaggcaatgtctctggagaccatggttaggcaatgttttggattgggccTTTCGGACTAATTGTACTGGAGTTGAGAAAGGGGCAATGGGCTGCTCCACTACCCTCTGGAGTAAAATTCTCACCCCAATGGAACGTTGTAGGGTTTGGCAAACGGGGCTCTGAACGTGGAAAAGATTATGCAACCTTTGCAGTTAAGTAAGGATTGAACGGGCTTTTGATTGGTGAATGAGGAAGATAAGCTTTACTCCAAGCAGTGCAGAGAGCTGGGGAATATCTCCTTGCCCAGAGCCACAGTTATCCATTTGTTTCTTCATTTGCAGGCAAGTGCACAGTTCAGATTCTTCCTGCCATGGAGACTCGTGGGCTGACAACAGATGATGTGCCAGATCTAACAGAGAAATCACGGGATCTGCTCATAGCCACGTGGGATGAAATCTCCGCTCCTTTGCTCAAAGCGAGTGGAAAGcactaaaaaaaaaagttctcctttCACTGATCTCTTCGTGGAGTGTTTGCGTCAGTGATGTTTATGCTGAGGTCCACTGGTTCAGATTGTGCAAGAGTTTTACACTAAAGGAATTTTCATGGGACATTAGGAATTCTTCATTGATCAGCAAGATGCAGTCACTTGGGCTATGAGATAGTCTCTTGCTGGGCTGTATAGGCAGGAGATCCCAGCCGATGGATTTGGAGCCCGAGGTGGGATCTCTTGCTTGTAACTAATAGGAAAAGGGCAGACGCTCTGTGAGCTGTttaactgctgtcatttctactaCCCAggtgctccctccctctctcccaccctcactCAGGCTGTTTTACTTTGTGAGTTCCATTGTCTTCCTGTAGTGTACCTAAGTTCCAACATATAACGTTGGATACGTTCGAACACGCAAGTTAAGGCACTAGGCTGGAATCTATGGCTGCCATTCACAATTATTAACCATGATTAAATGCCATTGCATTCATTAAAATAACAGCAGCAAGCTGTCCACTAGATTGCAGTACGTAacaattttatgttttaatgtacaGAGCGGGATAATCGTTGGGTTGTCACGGATCCCATTATTACATTCCATGTCCTTTCTTGATCAGGCCTCTGTTTCCTTGCCTAAATCATTTACCTGGGATGTTGGTGCCAACCCTCCCTCCCGTAAGTGAGTCAGAGATACTGTTCCGGTATGCACTATTGACTTGTTCAAATGCTTTCATCCAAAATGTATTTCACTTGTTGAGTTAGCTACTGTGTATTTATTGAGGCAGATATGTCTTAAGCTTCGAGGGAGGCAAGTCCCGCGAATGAggtagtcactgcctgcattgGCGATGAGCTAAAGCCACAGTGAGTTTGCGCACATGGGTCAGGGAACTGGTGTAAATTACAAGTCTCAGTATTCACGGCATACTAGATGTACACAATTTAACCTGCAGTTAAATGTATGTGCAAATGTGACTGTACTATATTTATGGCACCAGAAACGAATTGTGTCCATCCCCAGAATTTAGTCTAGCATTGTTCATTGGGTCAGATAATGTGGAAGCTTCCTTGCCTGTCACGGCCTCTTCCCAAGTATCTTTGTTTAGAGCCATAGATATATAGGTTCTGCagctattatttgctcttgcttTTGAATGTCCATTTCTCGACCATTTGCAGTTGTCCTggtaaaatattaaataatgTTGCATGCAAATGTAATTTGATTGTTTTAGGCTTGTGTGAAGGCATTCAAACCTTTTAAAAGTTATTTTCAATCAacttttgaataaatatttagctGCAAGTCtgtctttgtaccttttccctcCTTCCCATTCCTTTGAAAATTGACAATTGGTTCTGTCTTAATTGGTTGTGACAACAGCATTTTAGTGAACAATAAAGCGATTTGGGCCATGATATTTCAGGGGTCAGGTGTAATTGCAGAATACTTGAAAGGTATTAGCACAGATTGCTTGAAATGTTGCCATACTTATTGCAAAATAAAATACCAGCAATGCTTAAATGACACATTGGCTTCTCTTCCGCCTCCTGCACCATCAGCTGCCACTTGACTACCGACATTAATACTGCGTCTACACTCTACAAGAACAGGTCAGGGGAATTATACCCTGCCCGACAAAGTGTTTGAGGAGTATGTTAGAATGAACTCCATGATTAGCTGTGTCTACAAAGCCTTCAGATAAATGCGGATGGGAAGTACCAGTCGACGGACACTGAGTTAATTCTGACGATagttgacgatagacacaaaaagctggagacgcAGCTCcatggagtaactgcgggtcaggcagcatctcaggcagcattggatagttatatggatgggaagggaatggagggttatggtctgagcgcaggtatatgggactaggggagattatgtgttcggcacggactagaagggtcgagatggcctgtttccgtgctgtaattgttatatggtttatctctggagaaaaggaatagatgacaattcggttcgagaccctttttcaaacagaGTCGGGAACTGGAACCAAGATATGTGGAAGGTGCATAAGACAAAtgactgaaagatatgcaaaaagcaatgatcaaggaaatgtggagtccacaatggtcagGTTGATGTCCTTTCATGAGGTGGGCAAGGTCAGTGTTTCAAGGTGTAGTAAAGTGGGAGGGAAGGAGCAAACTGGGGTAGGTACATGTAGAGATGGTGCCAGTGCCATCTTGTGTAGAAAgcttggagtgtgtgtgtgcgctcggTCTTGAGATGGAAATAAAAGATGAATGAGAGCAGGGAAAATCAAAATGAATTAACATTACGGCTGGATCTGTTAACAGGCCTAGCCAGGTAGAAACAATAAGGCAATTgcagatctgaaataaaaactgaacatTCAGATTCTTAGAGGGTCTGCTGCATCTGACAAGTGAAATGGATTTTGAATCGATATACCTGTGGTGAAGTTGGAAACAAATGCCATGGAGATATTGTTTTTCAGTTCTTTGAATTTggtagcatagaacagtacagcacagaaataggcaattcagcccacaatatctgtagaacatgatgccaagattaactgatctcatttgccagcgcatgatccatgtccctccatttcctgcatatgcaTCTGCCCATCTAAAAACTACAAACACCCCCTACTTCAGACAGAATGCGGATAAACCTAGTTTACATCCTCTCCAATGCCTCCACGACCTGTattggggtgaccaaaactgcgccAATTGTGGCCAAGCCAGCCCTTAaagatgcatcatgacttccgCACTCTTGTACTaagtgccctgaccaatgaaggcagtaTATTTTCCttttacattcgacctcccaaagtgccacATCTCACTCTTGCTCTGACTAAaacccatctgccacttctccacCTATTTCTATGTATCCAAACTTCCCCACAGTCTGCAACTCCAGCAACCTGGGTGTTGCCTGCAAACTTATTAAACAACCTGTCTATGTTTATGTCCCAAGTAATttataaatatcacaaacaacagaggtcccagcacagatctccATCATGTGCCTTCTATGAGTGAGCATGTTCTGAATACTTTTGACCAAATCACTGAATCCCATGCATCGCAATCTGCTGAATAGCCTGCCATGGAAGACTTCGTCAAATGCATTTTGAAAATCTGCATTTGATTCTCTGGCAACACCGCTATATCCTAATAACATTAAATTATTATTGGCagtgcatctgcaattcctcccttAACTCAAAATCCAATTGTTTTGGAAGACTTGCCTGTTTTAGTCACACCACATGGAaagaggaccttcagcccaatccTGCTCTgctgcccaagatgccccatccaagttaGCCCTGTTTGACTAGACCAGCTAGTCTTTTCTCGTGTGCTCTCTTTACCTTTTAATTTTCCACATTTTCGGAAAGGTATGGTTTGGACTTGTGGGCCCCTATGTTCAAGCCTTGATTTGGAGAATGTGAGTGGAATTAACACAGTTGCCCAATGTGAGAGCTAGGTCATCTGGGCTAAAGATGGTGGTGAAACAAGAGACACTAATTGGGCCTCTGAGAGAAGAAACTGGTTGTGTGGGGTTGGAAGACGGTATGGGAGCTCTGGAGAGGTCCTTGTTTTGGAATCACTTGGCCTCTCACAGCTTCCTCTGTATATTGTTGATCAATTGATGCAAATTCCTGGCCGTGGACGTAACTTGAAAGTGGcgccgcagtagagttgctgccttacagtgccaaagatccgggttcagtcctggccacaggtgctgtctgcaaggagtttgtatgttctccctgtgaccatgtaccCCCCCATAAATATTGAACTGCCCCTTTTATTTGCACCCGTCATTTGTTGATTTGCACCctttcctacatcccaaagatttaaaagagacggCATTGGAAGTAGTCAAAGCTCTGGTTATCATTTTCCAAAAGATTATTTTGATTCTGTGTGGAATGGGGCGGGGTATAAATGTGGTCCCATTATTTAAGAAATGACGGAGAGATAAGATGGAGAATTCGAGATCTGTTAACCATGGTAGGGAAAATACTGGACTAGTGGAGAATTGACACCTTCTGGAACTGTGCAGAAACTACACTGGTTTATAAAGAGAAAATCATGCATGTCTATTTGCTGGTGTTCTTTGAAGATATGATCAGAATTGGTGGGAGAGAACTGGTGGATGCAGGTTAGAATTTCTGGGAGGCTTTTGATGAGGTCCAATATAACAGTAAGTTAATTAACAAGGATAGATCACGCAGTTGGGGATAATATACTGAAATTGGTTGAGAGTTGGTAATAGGACAGAAGACAAAAACTTGGGAACCAACAGATCCTTCCCAGGTTGGCAGTCTCTAACTATTGGGGTGTCTTCAAATTGGAGATTGGTCTCCTGCTCCTCACAATCTATGTCAATGATGTGGCTGAGGAGATGAAATGTTCTATTGCCAAGTTTGCTGGCAATACTAAACTACAAGGGATGAGACAAAGGTGCTTCAAGGGGATGTGGACTCAGTAAGTGAGTAAaacaaagaaagctggaagaatttagctagttaagcagcatctgtggaaggagaaactggTGAACATTTTGACTGACTATTCCTCAGATGAACTGAATGGGAAATGGGAATTGTCAGAATGGGAGAAGTGTCAGAGATATAAGTGGGAAGGAAGTGGGCCAGAGAGCATAGGACCGAGTTGCAAGAGGAAGGAATAAGTTTGGTAGGTCAAGAACAGCCTGAAACAATATGCCTGACATGACAGAACTGTTTGTGGATCTTGGGTAGGATGTAGAAGTGGGCAGTGTGGGGTAGGGACACTGCCAGCTTGGAGTTTGTTGATGGAAGATCTGTTGATACGATGGTCCCTGATCCAGGAGATATTGACCTGATGTTGATCTGTCTGGCCATGGTCCTAAGGGAGGTACAAGGATGTGTCTGAGCGCTGACGTATGTCCTCTGTAAGATGCTCAAAAGAGATAAATAAAGATGATGCGTGACATTCCACCCTTTGTGATGAGTAGATCAGGGGAGGTAAGGGGCCAGGGGAGGggatcataagttcatgttcatgtgataggagaagaactaggccattcggcccttcgtctaagccattccatcatggctgatctatctcaccctcctaaccccattctcctgccttctccccataacctctgacaccagttgcTCTCCAGGAACGGAAATGTTGCAGACAGGAGAATGGATCttgggaaaacacaaagtgctggagtaactcagctgaccaggcagcatccccggggaaaatggatcggtgatgttttgggttgggaccattcgtCAGATTCCAATGGGACTTGGATCTGGTGGAGGAGTCGGCTGAAGTTCGACATCATATCTTGCCTTAAGTCATTGAGGTAGGGGCGTAAGGGTAGAAAGCTGAGGCCTCAGCTGAGCGCTGATCATGCACAGTAAGTGAGGAGGAGACCAAGAGGCAGGGATTGGGGACGTGGCAAATAGaatataatgtggagaaatgtaatGTCATCCACTTTGATGCACGATAAAAAATGAGGATTGATTATTATAGTGACAATGCTGTATGAATCCATGACTCTAATACTCTTAATAATGTCATGGTTCAGACTATCAATGTACCCATTCCGAAACTCATTATCTTCCACCTTTTTCTTCctggtgaatacaggtgagaaatattaatttatgACCTTGTCCACACTCCAGACTAAACCATATTTTCCTTTCATCCAGAACATGCCGGCCCTGAACTCTTCGTAGCTCTCTTTTAAAAGACTCCCACCTGTCTGACCATTTCACCTGCTCCCAATCTACCTTTACCAGGTGGTCTTATATGCTGCTATCGTCAATTTTCTCCCAATTTGAGAACCAACTGTAACCCTTTCCATAACTATCCTAAAAcatagaattatggtcactgttttCTTTCCACCGACACTTCCAccacgtttagtttagagttacagcgcggaaacaggcccttcggcccaccgaatccgcaccgaccagcgatccccacacattaccactccccacacacacgggacaatttttcaGAGGTGGAGGGAGTTGGGGGAAGGTAGATGAAGGGGTGCGGAGAAAGATAGGGATAGAGGAGGTTGTGGAAGGTGTGAcggagaggcaaagatag
It encodes:
- the agpat2 gene encoding 1-acyl-sn-glycerol-3-phosphate acyltransferase beta, with protein sequence MAPLWLLLAVPLLLLPLWLLSVNFRYYCKMAFYYSWIMALAVPVIPLCLWRGRDVDNMRIVRSALQHVKNLYGIKIEVKGLENLNVKGPYVIISNHQSSLDLMGMMEILPDRCVAIAKKELMYTGTVGLACWLAGIVFINRQKKSDAKSVMTEAAQTMLKENIRLWVFPEGTRNHDGNMLPFKRGAFHLAVQAQVPIIPVVFSSYNDFYNRADKRFTSGKCTVQILPAMETRGLTTDDVPDLTEKSRDLLIATWDEISAPLLKASGKH